In Lytechinus variegatus isolate NC3 chromosome 18, Lvar_3.0, whole genome shotgun sequence, a single genomic region encodes these proteins:
- the LOC121432032 gene encoding uncharacterized protein LOC121432032 → MAYILEEADLLETLGRNDCFPSYLGCLQTSPGYVGLAMEFIGDVTNGESWTLDRGMDELDLTKKQWLKLAHNISTSLGQMHEMGFLMNDLKDDNCLLRKTQTGQWEAVIIDFGLVSPRTKPFFYLLSDDRKEKYRRNENFVHLAPECALDDEATSTMSDVYQLGRLLKLMGDETDIAELNSIGVMCTQTPPTSRPTIEDVVDLLECMM, encoded by the exons ATGGCCTACATCCTTGAGGAAGCTGACCTCTTAGAGACCTTGGGTCGAAATGACTGCTTCCCAAGCTACCTGGGATGTCTCCAGACAAGTCCAGGCTACGTAGGCCTAGCAATGGAGTTCATCGGTGACGTGACCAATGGAGAGTCTTGGACATTGGATAGAGGTATGGACGAGTTAGATCTGACTAAAAAGCAATG GCTTAAGCTCGCCCACAACATCTCCACCTCCTTGGGTCAGATGCATGAGATGGGGTTCCTCATGAATGACCTCAAGGACGACAACTGCCTCCTAAGGAAGACACAGACTGGTCAGTGGGAGGCAGTGATCATCGACTTTGGACTCGTCTCTCCAAGGACGAAGCCTTTCTTCTATCTACTTTCTGATGACAGGAAAGAAAAGTACAGGAGAAAT GAAAACTTCGTCCACCTCGCTCCTGAGTGCGCCCTTGATGATGAGGCCACATCCACCATGAGCGATGTATACCAACTTGGACGACTTCTGAAGTTGATGGGAGATGAAACTGACATCGCTGAGCTTAACTCCATTGGTGTCATGTGTACGCAGACCCCTCCCACTAGTCGACCGACCATCGAAGATGTGGTCGACTTGCTGGAGTGTATGATGTAG